The Pyramidobacter piscolens W5455 genomic sequence TTTATTTTCACTAATGAAATGATACATCTGTATCATTCACTTGTCAACAGAAATATTTCATAAATGAAAGATTCATGGTATAATCTGCGATAGAAAGGACGGCGATAAAATGCCATTCAACTATAAACCATTGTTTAAACTGCTGATTGATAAAGATATGAGCAAGGAAGACCTAAGGAAGACGATCTCAACTTCTTCACGCACAATCACCAAAATGAACAAAGGCGAATACGTGGCTCTCGAAGTGCTCGACCGCATCTGTT encodes the following:
- a CDS encoding helix-turn-helix domain-containing protein translates to MPFNYKPLFKLLIDKDMSKEDLRKTISTSSRTITKMNKGEYVALEVLDRIC